In a genomic window of Ipomoea triloba cultivar NCNSP0323 chromosome 3, ASM357664v1:
- the LOC116013285 gene encoding annexin D2-like isoform X2, which yields MASLKVPASVPSPTEDAEQLRKAFAGWGTNEALIIQILAHRNAAQRKLIREAYAATYKEDLLKDLDAELSSDFQRAVLIWTLVPAERDALLINEATKRLTASNWVIMEVACSRSSSDLFKVRQMYHDRYKKSLEEDVAYHTSGDIRKLLVPLVTAFRYEGDEVNLTLAKNEAKILHEKICDKKAYNDDEIIRIITTRSKAQLNATMNHYNDQFGNLINKDLKEESKDEYLTLLRAAINCLTNPEKYFEKVLRMAIKKLGTDEWALTRVVTTRAEVDMERIKTEYQKRNSVPLDRAIAGDTSGDYERILLALIGHEE from the exons ATGGCGAGTCTGAAAGTTCCAGCATCTGTGCCTTCTCCGACCGAGGACGCCGAGCAACTCCGGAAGGCTTTCGCAG GATGGGGAACAAATGAGGCACTCATTATTCAGATATTGGCTCACAGGAATGCAGCACAGCGCAAGTTGATTCGTGAAGCTTATGCTGCGACTTATAAGGAGGATCTTCTCAAGGACTTGGATGCCGAACTTTCAAGTGACTTCCAG CGTGCAGTGCTGATATGGACATTGGTTCCAGCAGAGCGAGATGCACTCCTGATTAATGAAGCCACAAAACGGCTAACGGCTAGCAACTGGGTTATAATGGAAGTTGCTTGCAGTAGGTCTTCCAGCGATCTCTTTAAGGTCAGGCAGATGTACCATGATCGTTACAAGAAATCCCTTGAAGAAGATGTTGCATATCACACATCTGGGGACATCCGGAAG CTTTTGGTTCCTCTTGTGACTGCATTCAGGTATGAGGGAGATGAGGTCAACTTGACATTGGCAAAAAATGAGGCTAAGATACTTCATGAGAAGATCTGTGACAAAAAGGCTTATAATGATGATGAGATCATCAGGATCATCACTACTAGGAGTAAAGCACAGCTGAATGCAACCATGAATCACTATAATGATCAATTTGGGAATTTAATCAACAAG GATCTGAAGGAAGAATCTAAAGATGAGTACCTCACCTTACTAAGAGCAGCAATCAACTGCTTGACAAACCCTGAGAAGTACTTTGAGAAGGTTCTTCGAATGGCGATCAAGAAGCTGGGAACAGACGAATGGGCTCTTACAAGAGTAGTGACAACCAGGGCTGAGGTTGACATGGAGCGTATTAAAACTGAGTATCAGAAGAGGAACAGCGTTCCTCTGGATCGTGCAATTGCTGGAGACACCTCAGGAGACTATGAAAGGATCCTTTTAGCTTTGATCGGCCATGAAGAGTGA
- the LOC116013286 gene encoding uncharacterized protein LOC116013286 has translation MAERATPVRKPHTSTADLLTWSETPASESSLASGNASRSASRTSHQPSDGVGKVLFGGQITDEEAQSLNKRKPCSGYKLKEMNGSNIFSADGENDAAESGTNGNLSNRTSVRIVQQAANGISQISFSTEEKISPKKPTTIPEVAKQRELSGTLESESDLKIKKQLSDAKCKELSGNDIFGPPSEAPPRSLTVARTMESKESNFMGEPAPRNVRTSVKVSNPAGGQSNIMFGDEPVVKTTKKIHDQKFAELTGNDIFKGDVPGSAEKHLSRAKLKEMSGNDIFADGKVQSRDYFGGVRKPPGGESSISLV, from the exons ATGGCGGAGAGAGCAACGCCTGTTCGGAAGCCGCACACTTCCACCGCCGATCTACTCACCTGGTCGGAGACACCGGCATCCGAATCCTCCCTCGCCTCCGGCAACGCATCTCGCTCCGCCTCCCGTACTTCTCATCAG CCTTCTGACGGAGTCGGTAAGGTGCTCTTTGGAGGTCAGATCACCGATGAGGAAGCTCAGAGCCTGAACAAACG GAAACCTTGTTCAGGGTATAAATTGAAGGAGATGAATGGCAGTAATATATTTTCTGCTGACGGTGAGAATGATGCCGCAGAATCTGGAACTAATGGCAATTTGAGTAATAGAACATCAGTGCGCATAGTTCAG CAAGCTGCGAATGGAATAAGCCAGATTTCATTCAGTACTGAAGAAAAAATTTCCCCGAAAAAGCCTACCACTATACCTGAGGTGGCAAAACAGCGTGAATTGAGTGGAACTCTTGAAAGTGAATCAGATCTCAAAATCAAGAAGCAGCTGTCAGATGCAAAGTGCAAGGAACTTAGTGGAAACGACATATTTGGTCCTCCTTCTGAAGCTCCTCCTAGATCATTGACTGTTGCGCGCACAATGGAATCAAAAGAAAGCAACTTTATGGGTGAGCCTGCTCCTCGTAATGTCCGCACGTCTGTCAAAGTTTCTAAT CCTGCTGGAGGCCAAAGCAATATCATGTTTGGTGACGAACCTGTTGTGAAAACAACAAAGAAAATACACGACCAGAAGTTTGCAGAGTTGACTGGCAACGACATTTTCAAGGGAGATGTCCCAGGGTCTGCTGAAAAGCATCTTAGCAGGGCAAAGCTGAAAGAAATGAGTGGCAATGACATATTTGCTGATGGAAAAGTTCAATCCAGGGATTACTTTGGTGGTGTCCGCAAACCACCGGGTGGTGAGAGCAGCATTTCACTTGTTTAA
- the LOC116013768 gene encoding uncharacterized protein LOC116013768: MGSRLGRRIVHFANLPIKLLMPSSFENITEIALKTIPSASKIEIKRVLESLYGFEVEKVQTLNMDGKKKKRGGLLIAKPDYKKAYVTLKNPLSISPEFYPIRIIEQIKQETSKQSKSSIVEDGEPKKAHWLDDRKDGKSRPHGRYGRGHGVNRTRNAGSGVDAATAKFPWSSMKSFAGR; encoded by the exons ATGGGGAGCAGATTGGGAAGAAGAATAGTACACTTTGCTAACTTACCCATTAAACTCCTTATGCCGTCCTCGTTCGAAAATATTACCGAGATTGCTCTCAAAACCATCCCTTCCGCTTCCAAG ATTGAGATAAAGAGGGTTTTGGAGTCACTCTACGGATTCGAAGTGGAGAAGGTCCAAACCCTGAACATggatgggaagaagaagaaacgaGGCGGGTTGTTGATCGCCAAGCCTGACTACAAAAAGGCCTATGTTACCCTGAAGAACCCTTTGTCCATCTCACCGGAGTTTTACCCGATCAGAATAATCGAACAGATTAAACAAGAAACGAGCAAGCAATCGAAATCCAGCATAGTTGAGGATGGTGAACCAAAGAAGGCACATTGGCTTGATGATAGGAAAGATGGGAAATCGAGGCCCCATGGGAGATACGGTCGTGGCCATGGTGTAAATCGAACCAGGAATGCTGGTAGTGGTGTTGATGCTGCAACCGCAAAGTTTCCGTGGAGCAGCATGAAGTCTTTTGCTGGCAGGTAG
- the LOC116014035 gene encoding uncharacterized protein LOC116014035 has product MAVVSPMAKYKLVIVGDQSVGKTSIITRFMFDKFDTTYEATIGIDFLSKTMYLGNRPVRLQLWDTAGQERFRSCIPSYIRDFSIAVIVYDVTNRQSFLNTSKWIEEVQAERGNDVIIVLVGNKIDLVDKRQVSIKEGGAKAREFSFMFIETSAKDRFNIESLMAQVVLRIQVIKLESTLEAERKNVERQMLEVGTSCQEALNKYKGSAIFREDVMAEARCHLQELAMEWLGTSVGKQYLVNSRNKDYHSSAQDMQKRIYAVFLARDPTFVPEEQGFPGWLADYEPQVAVPTTPANHQGVEDTESIGDSSKILMDPAYLDSANLTVLAVMDHTPVPPLPDTERQTITDLKEEDDQSSALQLNHTHRDATDFFSPTGPSKNGVTRVPQSLITQAEFCKQVKLLLGRVKAIQWDPTYHAKQMEDLNLQIDQLKSTLEAERKNVERLMLEVATSRQAALDEYKGLAIFQEDVVVEARRHLPELAMEWLGTSIGEQYLVDSSKKNYHSGAQDMQKEIYAVLLAQDLTFVPEEEGFPGWLVDYESWVTVPATLANHQGAKDTERVT; this is encoded by the exons ATGGCGGTGGTATCGCCTATGGCCAAGTACAAGCTGGTGATAGTCGGCGATCAATCGGTCGGCAAAACCAGCATTATCACTCGCTTCATGTTCGACAAATTCGATACTACCTATGAG GCTACCATTGGAATTGATTTTTTAAGTAAGACAATGTATCTTGGAAATCGACCAGTTCGCTTGCAACTCTG GGATACTGCTGGTCAGGAGAGGTTTAGAAGTTGTATCCCTAGTTACATAAGAGATTTTTCTATTGCAGTGATAGTATATGACGTTACAA ACCGTCAATCATTTTTGAACACTTCAAAGTGGATTGAGGAAGTACAGGCTGAAAGAGGAAATGATGTCATTATTGTTCTTGTTGGGAACAAAATTGATCTTGTTGATAAAAG GCAAGTTTCAATAAAAGAAGGTGGTGCCAAGGCTCGTGAGTTCAGTTTCATGTTTATAGAAACTAGTGCTAAAGATAGATTTAATATCGAG TCCCTCATGGCTCAAGTCGTGCTTCGCATTCAAGTCATCAAACTAGAATCTACCTTGGAGGCAGAGCGGAAGAATGTGGAGCGGCAGATGTTAGAGGTGGGGACTTCCTGCCAGGAGGCCTTAAACAAATACAAGGGGTCGGCTATTTTTCGGGAGGATGTTATGGCAGAGGCTCGTTGTCATCTACAGGAGTTGGCTATGGAGTGGCTGGGCACATCAGTTGGGAAACAATACCTGGTCAACTCTAGAAATAAGGACTATCACTCGAGTGCACAAGATATGCAGAAGAGAATTTATGCGGTGTTTCTAGCCCGAGATCCTACTTTTGTGCCCGAGGAGCAAGGTTTTCCCGGATGGCTGGCTGATTATGAGCCCCAAGTCGCCGTTCCTACTACCCCCGCTAATCACCAGGGGGTCGAGGACACTGAAAGCATTGGCGATAGTTCAAAGATCCTGATGGACCCTGCATATTTGGACTCGGCTAACCTTACAGTTTTGGCAGTGATGGATCATACTCCAGTTCCCCCGTTACCCGACACCGAACGTCAGACTATTACGGACCTAaaggaagaagatgatcaaTCAAGCGCCTTGCAACTTAATCACACCCACCGCGATGCAACCGACTTCTTTTCACCTACTGGGCCATCGAAGAATGGAGTGACCAGAGTCCCTCAG TCTCTTATAACCCAGGCTGAGTTCTGCAAACAAGTCAAGCTTCTCTTGGGCAGAGTTAAAGCCATCCAGTGGGACCCCACCTACCATGCCAAGCAGATGGAGGACCTGAACCTTCAGATCGACCAATTGAAATCTACCTTAGAGGCAGAGCGAAAGAATGTTGAGCGGCTGATGCTAGAGGTGGCTACTTCTCGCCAGGCGGCCTTGGACGAGTATAAGGGGTTGGCCATTTTCCAGGAAGATGTTGTGGTAGAGGCTCGTCGACATCTGCCGGAGTTAGCCATGGAGTGGCTAGGCACGTCGATTGGGGAGCAGTACCTCGTTGACTCCTCAAAGAAGAACTACCACTCAGGTGCACAGGATATGCAGAAGGAAATTTATGCAGTGCTTCTAGCCCAAGATCTTACTTTTGTGCCTGAGGAAGAAGGCTTTCCCGGATGGCTGGTTGACTATGAGTCTTGGGTCACTGTTCCTGCTACCCTCGCTAATCACCAGGGGGCCAAGGACACTGAAAGAGTCACCTAA
- the LOC116011760 gene encoding UDP-N-acetylglucosamine transporter ROCK1-like, with product MSATKPKVSVTNPNANSSPKIWLFSLLLTLQYGFQPLISKRFVRREVIVTSSVLTCELVKVSCALILIAKEGNLKKLFKNWTLVGSLTASGLPAAIYALQNSLLQISYKNLDSLTFSILNQTKLFFTALFTFIILRQKQTIQQIGALFLLIIAAVLLSIGEGSSKASASNNINPDEILFYGIAPVLVASVLSGLASALCQWASQVKKHSSYMMTIEMSIIGSLCLIASAFKSPDGEAIRLHGFFYGWTALTMVPVTLNAVGGILVGLVTSYAGGVRKGFVIVSALLVTALLQFIFDGKPPSIYCLMALPLVITSISIYQKYPYRIKKKES from the exons ATGTCGGCGACCAAACCCAAAGTTTCAGTAACGAATCCGAATGCGAACTCAAGCCCAAAGATCTGGCTTTTTTCTCTACTGCTAACCCTCCAGTATGGCTTTCAGCCACTCATCTCCAAACGCTTTGTCAG ACGAGAGGTGATTGTAACTTCATCTGTTTTAACATGTGAATTAGTCAAg GTTAGTTGTGCTCTTATTCTAATAGCAAAAGAAGGTAATCTGAAGAAACTATTCAAGAATTGGACTTTGGTTGGCTCGTTGACTGCCTCAGGGCTACCTGCTGCTATATATGCACTCCAGAATAGCTTGTTGCAGATTTCATACAAGAATCTTGATTCTCTcactttttcaattttgaaccAAACAAAGCTGTTCTTCACTGCTTTGTTTACCTTTATAATATTGAG GCAGAAGCAAACAATTCAACAAATTGGGGCTCTTTTCTTGTTGATTATTGCAGCTGTCCTTCTTAGTATTGGTGAAGGCTCCAGCAAAGCATCTGctagtaataatattaatcctGATGAAATCTTATTCTATGGGATTGCTCCAGTCTTGGTAGCTTCTGTACTCTCTGGCTTGGCTTCTGCATTGTGTCAGTGGGCCTCTCAG GTCAAGAAACACAGTTCTTACATGATGACCATTGAGATGTCCATAATTGGGAGTCTCTGCTTGATAGCTAGTGCTTTCAAGTCTCCAGATGGAGAAGCCATCAGACTGCATGGATTCTTCTATGGTTGGACTGCACTGACAATG GTCCCTGTTACACTAAATGCCGTTGGTGGAATTCTTGTTGGTCTTGTGACCTCCTATGCTGGTGGCGTACGAAAG GGATTTGTCATTGTCTCTGCACTCCTTGTTACCGCTCTTCTGCAGTTCATCTTCGATGGCAAACCTCCTTCAATATACTGCCTCATGGCACTTCCACTGGTCATTACTAGCATCTctatttaccaaaaatacccatACCGTATTAAGAAGAAGGAATCATGA
- the LOC116012282 gene encoding ras-related protein RABH1e-like, protein MAVVSPLAKYKLVFLGDQSVGKTSIITRFMYDKFDTTYQATIGIDFLSKTMYLEDRTVRLQLWDTAGQERFRSLIPSYIRDSSVAVIVYDVANRQSFFNTSKWIEEVRTERGSDVIIVLVGNKTDLVDKRQVSIEEGDAKAREFGVMFIETSAKAGFNIKPLFRKIAAALPGMETLSSTKQEDMVDVNLKPTTNTNSAEQQGGGCAC, encoded by the exons ATGGCGGTGGTATCGCCTCTGGCCAAGTATAAGCTGGTGTTTCTCGGTGATCAATCGGTCGGCAAAACCAGCATTATCACTCGCTTCATGTACGATAAATTCGATACTACCTATCAG GCTACGATTGGAATTGATTTTTTATCTAAGACAATGTACCTTGAAGATCGAACAGTTCGCTTGCAACTCTG GGATACTGCTGGACAGGAGAGGTTTAGAAGTCTTATCCCAAGTTACATCAGAGATTCTTCTGTTGCAGTGATAGTATATGATGTTGCAA ACCGTCAATCATTTTTTAACACTTCAAAATGGATTGAGGAAGTACGCACTGAAAGAGGCAGTGATGTCATTATTGTTCTTGTTGGGAACAAAACTGATCTTGTTGATAAAAG GCAAGTTTCAATAGAAGAAGGTGATGCCAAGGCTCGGGAGTTCGGTGTCATGTTTATAGAAACCAGTGCTAAGGCTGGATTCAATATCAAG CCTTTATTCCGTAAGATTGCGGCTGCCTTGCCAGGGATGGAGACACTTTCATCCACAAAACAGGAAGATATGGTTGATGTGAATTTGAAGCCCACCACAAATACTAATTCTGCAGAGCAACAAGGTGGAGGTTGCGCATGCTAG